Genomic DNA from Pseudomonadota bacterium:
GCCTGCCGCAGCTGCGCGCCATGAAACGGGTCTATCCCGACCTCGCCCTGCTCCATGTCGATGCCCATACCGACGCTTACCCGATTGTCGGACAGGATCGTCACACGACGGCAACGACGTTTACGTGTGCGACCGACGAAGGCCTGATCGACACCGACGCCACCATTCATCTGGGCGCGCGCGGGCCAGTCTTCATGGGCGGCGTGTTCGAGCATACGCGCGGCCTGGGCCACACGCTCATCCCCGACCGGGACCTGCGCGCCCAGGGTTTCGGGGCGGTGATCGCCGACCTCCACCAGCGGCTCAAGGGCCGCAAGGTCTATCTGTGCTTTGACATGGATACGTTCGATCCGTCCTGTGCGCCCGGCGTGGCGACGCCGACCTGGGGTGGCTGGACGGCTGCCGAGGAGCTTGGCTTTCTGCAGGCGCTGGCCGGCCTCGACTTCGTCGCCTTTGACATCAACACGGTCAGCCCGCCCCACGATCAAGGCGGCATGACCGCCTATCTGGCCGGCTGCGTTATGTTGGAATGTATGGTGTTGGCCTGCCGCGTGCCGGGCGGGCCGCAGGACGATTAGGCGACGGAAGGCATCTCGGTCTGGCTGTTCCGACGCAACACGGCCTCGGCGTCGTCGCCGAGCAGTTCGATCAGGGTGGCGCGCAGAAACTCAAGCTGCGCCTCGATCCGATCGAGGTCCGACTGCACCGCGACAATGTCGTCGCGTACATATTGCGGGGCCGTGTTTTCCATCGCGTCCATCTCCAAGGTCGCAGAACGCCTTGTCCGCTAGCTTGAATATGGCCCGGCCCGCCGCCCCAGGCGCGTGACTGGGATCACAACCCGCGCAAAAGTGTTAAGAAACCGTCAGATCACGCCGAAAACGGCGTGACTACCGTCACGTCGGCATCTCAATGCTTCACAAAACCGCATGCCTGATCATCAGGGGGGCTCGACTACTCCGCGGCCGCTCGCATGGTGTCCAGCGGCACATAGTCCAGAACGCATTGCTGGAAAAACGTGAGCGAGGCCTCGCCGCCGGCACCGCGGGCGAGGTGGCTGACCTGATAGGCCGGGGAGCGAAGCGAGCGCTGCATCTTTTCGCACACCCACACGTCCTCGGTCTGAAAGTCGCCGGTCTCCAGCGGATGAACCTTCCAATGGGACGATTTGATCCGGCCGCTCTCGGGGTCGTAGCCGGGGATCTCTTTGGCTCGGTCTTTGGCGCGAGACCATTTCTTCGCCGACCACATGCGCAGTTTGAGCAGCGTTGTGTTGGCGTCGACGGGCTCCAGCGTGGAGATCGAAAACGAATAGGGGCTGGCGGTAATCACGATATCGGGAAACAGCATGTAGACGCCGCCGTAACCGGGCTCATCCGCGCCCTCGACCCGCGTGCCCTTGTAGTCGGCATAGTTGTCCTCGACCATTTTGGGCAGCCGGTTCTTGGTGCCGTCCTGTTCGGTCGAATACCAGACGAGGTGGCGCCCGCGCACTTCCCACAGGTTCTTGTCGGCGACCGGACCGCCCAGCGTGTTCTTGTGCAAATAGGCTAGGTGATAGCCGTCGATGGCGTTCTCGAAGAAGACCTTCCAGTTGCACTTCATTTCATAGATGACGTCAGCGCCGCTTTCGTGGAGCGCCGGCGATGTGATGTCGTGCGGCCAGGCGTGGTCGGGCAGGTCCGCGAGCCAGGTCTCGAAGCTCTCGTCCGGCTGCGCGGAGGGATGGACAAAGACGAGCCCCTTGAACACGCCGAGCGACGCTGGTTTCAGGTTCAGCGTCGTCTTGTCGATATCCGGAAAGCAGGTCGTTTCCTTCGGCATGCCACGAAACGTTCCGTCAAGGTCATAGGTCCACGTGTGATAGGGACAGACGATCGAACGACCGGTGTTG
This window encodes:
- a CDS encoding arginase family protein, coding for MTDTIFDSAIFRPTGGFMGLPNRYDVSGAQLAVLGMPFDCGVHPTRIGSRLGPSSIREQSGLVRPYQPPIADFNPLEELGAIDCGDAACSPGRLEQSFEVMEEASWRIVSRGLKTLSMGGDGSVSLPQLRAMKRVYPDLALLHVDAHTDAYPIVGQDRHTTATTFTCATDEGLIDTDATIHLGARGPVFMGGVFEHTRGLGHTLIPDRDLRAQGFGAVIADLHQRLKGRKVYLCFDMDTFDPSCAPGVATPTWGGWTAAEELGFLQALAGLDFVAFDINTVSPPHDQGGMTAYLAGCVMLECMVLACRVPGGPQDD
- a CDS encoding aromatic ring-hydroxylating dioxygenase subunit alpha, with the protein product MAAPRELPAVPQQLLPREAYIDDAWCERERHELFANTWSFAGVTYDWNEAGDFKTVQVGPYPLFVLRNKKGELQAFHNLCRHRGTELFEGCGNTGRSIVCPYHTWTYDLDGTFRGMPKETTCFPDIDKTTLNLKPASLGVFKGLVFVHPSAQPDESFETWLADLPDHAWPHDITSPALHESGADVIYEMKCNWKVFFENAIDGYHLAYLHKNTLGGPVADKNLWEVRGRHLVWYSTEQDGTKNRLPKMVEDNYADYKGTRVEGADEPGYGGVYMLFPDIVITASPYSFSISTLEPVDANTTLLKLRMWSAKKWSRAKDRAKEIPGYDPESGRIKSSHWKVHPLETGDFQTEDVWVCEKMQRSLRSPAYQVSHLARGAGGEASLTFFQQCVLDYVPLDTMRAAAE